In a single window of the Bufo bufo chromosome 5, aBufBuf1.1, whole genome shotgun sequence genome:
- the LOC121000873 gene encoding gastrula zinc finger protein XlCGF53.1-like isoform X1, which translates to MVERILNLTLEILFLLTGEDYSTVKKTSGNLIHEKNNEKILEVVHKMMELLTGEVPIRCQDVAVYFSMEEWEYLEGHKGLHKEVMMEEDQPLTSPERSSQRTTPERCPRPLLPHDGQILYQDEDLRNINATETDVRGDEEYKEETPTETDVRGDDQCEKDIPTDKSPAGAFPRSLQCPPVLRYPQDLQ; encoded by the exons ATGGTGGAGAGGATATTAAATCTTACCTTAGAGATACTCTTcctgcttactggagag GATTACTCCACGGTGAAGAAGACGTCTGGTAATCTGATACATGAGAAGAACAATGAGAAGATCCTAGAAGTcgtccacaagatgatggagctgctgactggagag gttcctataaggtgtcaggatgtcgctgtctatttctccatggaggagtgggagtatttagaaggacacaagggtCTACACAAGGAggtgatgatggaggaggaccagCCCCTCACATCTCCAG agagatccagtcagaggacaacaccagagagatgtccgcgTCCTCTCCTTCCACACGATGGTCAG ATTTTATATCAGGATGAAGATCTGCGCAATATTAatgctacagagacagatgtgaggggcgatgaggaatacaaggaggagactcctacagagacagatgtgaggggtgatgaccaGTGTGAaaaggacattcctacagataagagcccag CAGGCGCCTTCCCCAGGTCCTTACAGTGTCCCCCAGTACTCAGATACCCCCAGGACTTACAGTAG
- the LOC121001546 gene encoding gastrula zinc finger protein XlCGF26.1-like gives MVELTDDGGYMDYWIEKHRAYTITSSPLQKLGIFTARLTSQELLSKQDDCTGSSEGQLISTDYNADDPGVTSDTYEDCAIIPDIPSTLHSKILSSDPLKQIRSSDSSQTINQNASHKRGEEALRAQKGKKSYPCSECGKCFTHKYELERHQRVHTGEKPYSCSECGKCFTQKAHSINHQRIHTGEKPYICSDCGKCFTQKAHSINHQRIHTGEKPYICSDCGKCFTQKAHSINHQRIHTGEKPYICSDCGKCFTYKSELKRHQRVHTGETTYSCSECGKCFTHKADFEKHQRVHTGEKPYSCSECGKCFTQKSHLINHQRIHTGEKPYSCLDCGKCFAHKLSLESHHRIHTGELYSCSECGKCFTMKSNLQSHQIIHTGEKQYICSECEVCFARKSALLLHQRRHTGEKPYSCSQCGKCFTQKSYLIKHQRIHTGEKPYSCLECGKCFTKKSYLQKHQKVHTKEKPY, from the exons ATGGTGGAACTAacggatgatgggggttatatg GATTACTGGATTGAAAAGCACAGAGCTTACACTATAACCAGCAGCCCCCTGCAGAAACTAGGAATATTTACAGCGAGGCTAACCAGTCAGGAGCTCCTCTCCAAACAAG ATGACTGTACTGGGAGCTCGGAGGGACAATTGATATCTACAGATTATAATGCAGATGATCCTGGTGTCACATCAGATACGTATGAAGATTGTGCCATTATCCCAGATATACCATCCACCCTTCACAGCAAAATTCTGTCATCTGATCCTTTAAAACAAATccgatcttctgattcatcacagaccATTAACCAGAATGCAAGCCACAAAAGGGGTGAGGAAGCCCTAAGAGCCCAGAAAGGGAAGAAGTcatatccatgttcagaatgtgggaaatgttttactcacaAATATGAACTTGAGAGGCATCAGAGAGTTCACacgggagagaagccgtattcatgttcagaatgtgggaaatgttttactcagaaagCACATTCAATaaaccatcagagaattcacacaggggaaaagccatatATATGTTCAgactgtgggaaatgttttactcagaaagCACATTCAATaaaccatcagagaattcacacaggggaaaagccatatATATGTTCAgactgtgggaaatgttttactcagaaagCACATTCAATaaaccatcagagaattcacacaggggaaaagccatatATATGTTCAgactgtgggaaatgttttacttacAAATCAGAACTTAAGAGGCATCAGAGAGTTCACACGGGAGAGACGACGTATTCTTGTTCagagtgtgggaaatgttttactcacaAAGCAGATTTTGAGAAGCATCAGAGAGTTCACacgggagagaagccgtattcatgttcagaatgtgggaaatgttttactcagaaatcacATTTAATaaaccatcagagaattcacacaggggaaaagccgtattcatgcttagattgtgggaaatgttttgctcaTAAATTATCTCTTGAGAGCCAtcacagaattcacacaggggagctgtattcatgttcagaatgtgggaaatgttttactatgAAATCAAATCTTCAGAGTCATCAGATAATTCACACAGGTGAGAAGCAATATATTTGTTCAGAATGTGAAGTGTGTTTTGCTAGAAAATCTGCTCTTCTTTTACATCAAAgacgtcacacaggggagaagccgtattcatgttcgcaatgtgggaaatgttttactcagaaatcatatcttattaaacatcagagaattcacacaggggagaagccatattcatgtttagaatgtgggaaatgttttactaagAAATCATATCTTCAGAAACATCAGAAAGTTCACACAAAGGAGAAGCCGTAttaa